The sequence below is a genomic window from Acidobacteriota bacterium.
CTCGACGCCCGCGAGGTTCACCCCGAGCTCGCGCGTGAGCGTGAGGATGATCTCGAGCCTCTCGACGGTCTCGGTGTCGTAAAGGCGCGTGTTCCCCGACGAGCGCGCGGGCCGGATGAGGCCCTCGCGCTCGTAGAGGCGCAGCGTCTGCGGGTGCACGCCGAAGCGCTTCGCCACGACGCCGATGAAGACGTAGCCCTCCTCGCGGTCCATGGGGCGTTACTTCTTCTCTTCCACGACCTCGGCGTCGATGACGTCCTCTTTCCCGGCGCCGGCCGGGCCGCCGGGCGCGCCGCCCTCGGGGGCGCCGCCGGCCGGCGGAGGAGCCTGCTTGTAGAGGGCCTCGGCGATCTTGTAGCTCGCCTTCTGGAGGTCCTGCGCCGCCTTCTTGAGAGCCTCGGCGTCGCCGGACTGGCTCTCGAGGACCTTCTTCGCCTCGGCGACCGCGGCCGTCACGGCTTCCTTGTCGGCAGCCGGAACCTTGTCCCCGCTCTCCTCGACGATCTTCTCCGTCTGGTACACGAGCGAGTCGAGCTGGTTCTTCGCCTCGATCGCGTCGCGGCGCTTCTTGTCCTCGCCCGAGTGCGACTGGGCGTCCTTCACGAGCTTCTCGACCTCGTTCTTGTCGAGGCCCGAGGAGGACGTGATCGTGATCTTCTGCTCCTTGCCCGTCCCGCGGTCCTTCGCCGAGACGTTCAGGATGCCGTTCGCGTCGATGTCGAACGTGACCTCGATCTGCGGGAGCCCGCGCGGGGCGGGCGGGATGCCGATCAGGGAGAAGACTCCGAGGAGCTTGTTGTCTCCCGCCAGGTCGCGCTCGCCCTGCAGGACCTTGATCTCGACGGACGTCTGCCCGTCGGAGGCGGTCGAGAAGACCTCGCTCTTCTTGGCGGGAATCGTGGTGTTGCGCTCGATGAGCTTCGTCATGACGCCGCCCAGCGTCTCGACGCCGAGAGAGAGCGGCGTGACGTCGAGGAGGAGCAGGTCCTTCACGTCGCCCGCGAGGACGCCGCCCTGGATGGCCGCGCCGATCGCGACGACCTCGTCGGGGTTCACGCCCTTGTTGGGCTCCTTGCCGAAGAAGTCCTTCACGATCTGCTGGATCTTCGGCATGCGGGTCTGGCCGCCCACGAGGACGACCTCGTCGATCTTGGAGGGGTCGACGCCGGCGTCCTTGAGGGCCTGCTTGCAGGGGCCCACGGACTTCTGGAGGATGTCGTCCACGAGCGACTCGAGCTTCGCGCGCGTGAGCTTCAGCGTGAGGTGCTTGGGTCCGGAGGCGTCCGCCGTGATGAACGGCAGGTTGACCTCGGTCTCGACGGTGGTCGAGAGCTCGATCTTGGCCTTCTCCGCGGCCTCCTTGAGGCGCTGGACGGCCATCGGGTCCTTCGAGAGGTCGATGCCCTGGTCCTTCTTGAACTCGGCCTCGAGCCACTCGACGATCTTCTGGTCGATGTTGTCGCCGCCGAGGTGCGTGTCGCCGTTCGTGGACTTGACCTCCACGACGCCGTCGCCGACCTCGAGGATCGAGATGTCGAACGTGCCGCCGCCGAAGTCGTACACGGCGATGAGCTCGTTCTTCTTCTTGTCGAGGCCGTACGCGAGGGCGGCCGCGGTCGGCTCGTTCACGAGGCGCTCGACCTTGAGGCCCGCGATCTGACCGGCGTCCTTCGTGGCCTGCCGCTGCGCGTCGTTGAAGTACGCGGGCACCGTGATGACCGCGCGATCCACCTTCTCGCCCAGGTAGGCCTCGGCGGCCTCCTTCAGCTTCGTGAGAATCATCGCGGAGATCTCGGGCGGCGAGAGCTCCTTGCCCCCGGCCGAAACGCGCGCATCGCCGTTCGCCGAACGCA
It includes:
- a CDS encoding MerR family transcriptional regulator, with translation MDREEGYVFIGVVAKRFGVHPQTLRLYEREGLIRPARSSGNTRLYDTETVERLEIILTLTRELGVNLAGVEVILDLKSRLARMEGEVGRLMEAIRAVAKDHAARAGAGPKDAKALAVRPRGAIVLKYD
- the dnaK gene encoding molecular chaperone DnaK, which produces MSKIIGIDLGTTNSVVAVLEGGTAEVVANSEGGRTTPSVVGYAKTGERLVGQVAKRQSVTNPENTVYSIKRFMGRRFDEVNAEMKMVPYKVVRSANGDARVSAGGKELSPPEISAMILTKLKEAAEAYLGEKVDRAVITVPAYFNDAQRQATKDAGQIAGLKVERLVNEPTAAALAYGLDKKKNELIAVYDFGGGTFDISILEVGDGVVEVKSTNGDTHLGGDNIDQKIVEWLEAEFKKDQGIDLSKDPMAVQRLKEAAEKAKIELSTTVETEVNLPFITADASGPKHLTLKLTRAKLESLVDDILQKSVGPCKQALKDAGVDPSKIDEVVLVGGQTRMPKIQQIVKDFFGKEPNKGVNPDEVVAIGAAIQGGVLAGDVKDLLLLDVTPLSLGVETLGGVMTKLIERNTTIPAKKSEVFSTASDGQTSVEIKVLQGERDLAGDNKLLGVFSLIGIPPAPRGLPQIEVTFDIDANGILNVSAKDRGTGKEQKITITSSSGLDKNEVEKLVKDAQSHSGEDKKRRDAIEAKNQLDSLVYQTEKIVEESGDKVPAADKEAVTAAVAEAKKVLESQSGDAEALKKAAQDLQKASYKIAEALYKQAPPPAGGAPEGGAPGGPAGAGKEDVIDAEVVEEKK